The Aureimonas mangrovi genome includes a region encoding these proteins:
- a CDS encoding Bug family tripartite tricarboxylate transporter substrate binding protein, with product MSIFDRMRMGRIAGLGTLALSGALLAGPVAAQDYPQRDIQMIIPFGVGGGSDTLARTIANVISELDLLPVSILPENRPGGSGAIGYGTVAQQSGNPYVIATVSVSFFTTPLLGASPVNYEDFTPLAAIAYSPYVLAVRSDSPYQTLEDMSGAERLTTSTVGVVSDAALLARMVSNELDVQIDAVPFDGEGEALAAVLGGHVDFVFMNPSEVMAQVDAGAMRPLAVSAAERIAALPDTPSFRELGYEIEHVQLRGLVMPGDVEQEVVAYWNGVLRQVAESDAWREQYIERYNDEAAFLPAEEFGPLIEQTNQRYETIMRDLGLL from the coding sequence ATGAGCATTTTCGATCGCATGCGCATGGGCCGCATCGCCGGCCTCGGCACGCTCGCGCTGTCGGGCGCCCTCTTGGCCGGCCCCGTCGCCGCGCAGGACTATCCTCAGCGGGACATCCAGATGATCATCCCCTTCGGGGTCGGCGGCGGCAGCGACACGCTCGCGCGCACCATCGCCAACGTGATCTCCGAACTCGATCTCCTGCCTGTCTCCATCCTGCCGGAGAACCGGCCGGGTGGCAGCGGCGCGATCGGCTACGGCACCGTCGCACAGCAGAGCGGCAACCCCTACGTGATCGCGACCGTCAGCGTCAGCTTCTTCACAACGCCGCTCCTCGGCGCCTCACCGGTGAACTACGAGGATTTCACCCCGCTCGCGGCGATCGCCTATTCGCCCTACGTCCTCGCGGTTCGCTCCGATTCGCCCTATCAGACACTGGAAGACATGTCTGGTGCGGAGCGCTTGACCACATCCACCGTCGGCGTCGTGTCGGATGCAGCTCTTCTGGCGAGGATGGTGTCGAACGAGCTCGACGTGCAGATCGATGCCGTGCCCTTCGACGGAGAGGGAGAGGCGCTGGCGGCGGTCCTTGGCGGTCATGTCGATTTCGTCTTCATGAACCCGAGCGAAGTCATGGCGCAGGTGGATGCCGGAGCTATGCGGCCGCTCGCCGTCTCTGCTGCCGAGCGCATCGCTGCTCTCCCCGACACGCCGTCCTTTAGGGAACTCGGCTATGAGATCGAGCACGTCCAACTGCGTGGGCTGGTGATGCCCGGCGATGTTGAGCAGGAAGTCGTGGCCTACTGGAATGGCGTTCTTCGGCAGGTCGCCGAAAGCGATGCGTGGCGTGAGCAGTACATCGAGCGCTATAACGATGAGGCGGCCTTCCTGCCGGCCGAGGAGTTCGGCCCGCTCATCGAGCAGACCAACCAGCGCTACGAGACGATCATGCGCGATCTCGGCCTCCTCTAG
- a CDS encoding GntR family transcriptional regulator — MTKIVDNILPTEEWKPFGAGARGGARPIARAEGLSSKVLREIERLILSGELLPGERVNEYALAEKLAVSRAPVREATRALVQMGLLTSIPARGVFVREMSDTEIAENYDIRALVTGLMCERVAERRSDAEVEELAALVRGMDEAVRSTDVPRYYEINLTFHRRIGEIADHGSALRLYDDLIRATHALRRSLFAPGTTNSEHAELVEAFRERDVGKAKRLGEEHVLHGKRRWKAAKTATGQTS, encoded by the coding sequence ATGACAAAAATTGTCGACAATATCCTGCCGACTGAGGAGTGGAAACCATTCGGAGCCGGGGCTCGCGGGGGCGCCCGCCCGATCGCACGAGCCGAAGGGCTGTCGTCTAAGGTGTTGCGCGAGATCGAGCGGCTGATCTTGTCGGGCGAGCTTCTGCCGGGCGAGCGCGTGAACGAGTATGCCCTTGCCGAGAAGCTCGCGGTCAGCCGCGCGCCGGTACGCGAGGCAACGCGCGCGTTGGTCCAGATGGGGCTGCTGACCTCCATTCCAGCGCGCGGGGTCTTCGTGCGCGAGATGTCCGACACGGAAATCGCGGAGAACTACGACATCCGCGCCCTTGTTACCGGACTGATGTGCGAACGCGTCGCCGAGCGGCGGTCGGATGCGGAAGTCGAGGAACTGGCCGCCCTCGTGCGGGGCATGGACGAGGCGGTCCGCAGCACGGATGTGCCGCGCTACTACGAAATCAATCTGACCTTCCATCGACGCATCGGCGAGATCGCCGACCATGGTAGCGCACTGCGCCTCTACGACGATCTCATCCGTGCCACCCACGCGCTGCGGCGCTCGCTCTTCGCGCCGGGCACGACCAACAGCGAGCATGCGGAGCTCGTTGAAGCGTTCCGCGAGCGTGACGTGGGCAAGGCCAAGCGCCTTGGCGAGGAGCACGTGCTGCACGGCAAGCGACGCTGGAAGGCCGCCAAGACGGCAACCGGGCAAACCAGTTAA
- a CDS encoding thiamine diphosphokinase, translating to MDRFALLLAGRMAATPALFAALAGRRVIAADGGIAHAMPLEIEPEIWVGDFDSVPETLPPRIAATPRREWPAEKDATDGELALAEARERGARDVLVIGGLGGRSDHAFSNMVMTLGAADAGLIVELFDGVERAVPLGPQMRTIAAREGQTFSVLRFGDVEGLTVTGARWSLHDVDLPLASTLTQSNEATGPVGARVRRGHAILMMQETAFESR from the coding sequence ATGGACCGTTTCGCTCTCCTTCTGGCTGGCCGCATGGCGGCGACGCCTGCGCTTTTCGCAGCGCTCGCCGGTCGGCGGGTGATCGCGGCCGATGGCGGCATCGCCCATGCCATGCCGCTGGAGATCGAGCCCGAGATCTGGGTCGGCGACTTCGATTCCGTGCCGGAGACACTGCCGCCGCGTATCGCGGCGACGCCGCGCCGGGAATGGCCGGCCGAGAAGGACGCGACGGACGGCGAACTGGCGCTCGCCGAAGCGCGGGAGCGCGGCGCGCGGGACGTTCTCGTCATCGGCGGCCTTGGCGGGCGCAGCGACCACGCCTTCTCCAACATGGTGATGACACTCGGCGCGGCGGATGCGGGGCTGATCGTCGAGCTCTTCGACGGCGTCGAACGCGCCGTTCCTCTCGGGCCACAGATGCGCACCATCGCGGCGCGGGAGGGGCAGACCTTCTCGGTTCTTCGCTTCGGCGATGTCGAAGGGCTCACCGTGACGGGCGCGAGATGGTCCCTTCACGACGTGGACCTGCCGCTCGCTTCGACGCTGACCCAGTCCAACGAAGCGACCGGGCCGGTTGGCGCTCGCGTGCGCCGCGGCCACGCCATTCTCATGATGCAGGAAACGGCCTTCGAATCACGATGA
- a CDS encoding SDR family oxidoreductase has product MDFGIKGKTALVFGAGGGLGGAIARQLAAEGARVVVADIDADAAARTQEAVSKAGGSAMVMVWNIADLSLITQNIALIEREFGPVDILINNTGGPPPTSASGQAPDQWSRYFEEMVRSVIAVTDAVLPGMRRRGWGRVITSTSSGVVAPIPNLGISNALRLALVGWSKTLAREVGRDGVTANIVLPGRIATGRITFLDEQKAKREGRSVEEVSAESTASIPVGRYGSPDEYGAVVAFLASTQASYLTGSVVRIDGGLIPSI; this is encoded by the coding sequence ATGGATTTCGGAATCAAGGGTAAGACGGCGCTCGTGTTCGGCGCGGGTGGCGGCCTTGGTGGCGCCATCGCACGGCAACTCGCCGCAGAAGGTGCGCGCGTCGTCGTTGCCGACATCGACGCAGATGCAGCCGCCCGCACTCAGGAAGCAGTGTCGAAGGCAGGCGGAAGCGCGATGGTGATGGTTTGGAACATCGCCGATCTGTCGCTGATCACGCAAAACATCGCCTTGATTGAACGGGAGTTCGGCCCGGTCGACATCCTTATCAACAACACCGGTGGGCCGCCGCCGACGTCGGCCTCCGGACAGGCGCCGGACCAGTGGTCGCGCTATTTCGAAGAGATGGTGCGCTCCGTGATCGCCGTTACGGATGCGGTGCTTCCTGGAATGCGCCGGCGTGGATGGGGCCGCGTCATTACCTCGACCTCTTCGGGCGTCGTCGCTCCGATCCCCAACCTCGGCATCTCGAATGCCCTGCGCTTGGCGCTCGTCGGATGGTCGAAGACCCTGGCCCGCGAAGTCGGCCGCGACGGCGTCACGGCCAACATCGTTCTGCCCGGGCGCATCGCCACCGGACGCATCACCTTTCTCGACGAGCAGAAAGCCAAGCGCGAGGGCCGCTCGGTCGAAGAGGTGAGCGCCGAGAGCACCGCGTCCATCCCCGTCGGTCGCTACGGCAGTCCTGACGAATACGGGGCCGTGGTCGCCTTTCTTGCGAGCACGCAGGCATCCTATCTCACCGGCTCCGTCGTGCGGATCGACGGCGGCCTCATTCCCAGTATCTGA
- a CDS encoding mandelate racemase/muconate lactonizing enzyme family protein: MKIANIKATLHRHEIDLPGIGESIESRMFVFVEVETDDGLKGMGCTGQFLPWSTIPCIENHIFPLIKGMDPVHTEAIHSKVWKQLNNRAYTGVISNALSAIDIALWDIRGKAENRSISELLGGYSREAYTYATFGYPFFDEDQIAEYAKKFLADGHTMLKMVVGGEPTRTWKDDVRRVRAARDAIGPDVDLMIDANCWFNPHDAFMLAKGVEELNLKWFEEPIQQNDARALADLRSRVQVPIAAGQMEGNRWRFRELVVHHAVDVLQPNVLYNGGYTEALKAAYLAQAFNLPMANGGGWPIFNMHILAGVMNGGPVEFHYGMWMTGKHFFDGTPDPVNGKMTIPDAPGLGFTPNYDALKDGRITDPSKSRFEGRDAHGYLLRETIEGKRQAAG; the protein is encoded by the coding sequence TTGAAGATCGCGAACATCAAAGCGACCCTGCACAGGCACGAGATCGACCTTCCCGGCATCGGGGAGTCGATCGAGTCCCGAATGTTCGTCTTCGTTGAGGTCGAGACGGATGATGGACTGAAGGGCATGGGGTGTACCGGGCAGTTCCTGCCCTGGTCGACCATCCCGTGCATCGAGAACCACATCTTCCCGCTGATCAAGGGGATGGACCCAGTCCACACCGAGGCGATCCACTCCAAGGTCTGGAAACAGCTCAACAATCGCGCTTACACCGGCGTCATCTCCAATGCCCTCTCGGCCATCGACATCGCCTTGTGGGACATTCGCGGCAAGGCCGAGAACCGGTCGATCTCCGAACTTCTCGGGGGTTATAGCCGCGAGGCCTATACCTACGCGACCTTCGGCTATCCGTTCTTCGACGAGGATCAGATCGCCGAGTACGCCAAGAAGTTCCTGGCCGACGGTCACACTATGCTGAAGATGGTGGTGGGTGGCGAACCGACCCGCACTTGGAAGGACGACGTACGGCGCGTGCGCGCCGCTCGTGACGCCATCGGCCCCGACGTCGACCTGATGATCGACGCCAATTGCTGGTTCAATCCGCACGACGCCTTCATGCTCGCGAAGGGGGTCGAGGAACTGAATCTGAAGTGGTTCGAGGAGCCGATCCAGCAGAACGACGCGCGCGCCCTCGCCGATCTGCGTTCACGCGTCCAGGTCCCGATCGCCGCAGGCCAGATGGAGGGCAATCGCTGGCGTTTCCGCGAGCTTGTCGTCCATCACGCGGTCGACGTGCTACAGCCGAATGTCCTCTACAACGGCGGCTATACGGAAGCTCTCAAAGCGGCCTATCTCGCTCAAGCCTTCAACCTGCCGATGGCCAATGGCGGGGGTTGGCCGATCTTCAACATGCATATTCTCGCCGGCGTCATGAACGGTGGTCCAGTGGAATTCCATTACGGAATGTGGATGACCGGCAAGCACTTCTTCGACGGAACGCCCGATCCGGTGAACGGCAAGATGACGATCCCCGACGCGCCCGGCCTCGGCTTCACCCCGAACTACGACGCCCTGAAGGACGGGCGGATCACCGATCCGTCGAAGTCCCGTTTCGAGGGCCGCGACGCGCACGGCTATCTGCTGCGCGAGACGATCGAGGGCAAACGCCAAGCGGCGGGATGA
- a CDS encoding LysR family transcriptional regulator, giving the protein MDTRFLQTFLFVAEHGSLAEASRRLNITPAAAAQRIQALEAEIGQPLLVRAGRTVRPTEAGLSILSQSRRIVSDVRQLRNLAASDQLAGELRLGAISTALTGLLPATLRELRTTLPEIEVFLLPGTSNQLYPQLTDGVIDAALLVRPPFELPKTLEWRLMRSEPLVFLCPSAWRREDIPTLLATRPFIRYDRSNWGARLSEDYLHAMSYNPQEWLELDSLEAITVLVSNELGVSIVPDWPRPWPEGIDVARLPLPEATRPREIGFIWPRASPAARLIKLIAERMNKTGP; this is encoded by the coding sequence ATGGATACGCGGTTCCTTCAAACCTTTCTTTTCGTCGCGGAGCATGGCTCGCTTGCGGAGGCCTCGCGCCGCCTGAACATCACACCGGCCGCCGCTGCACAACGTATACAGGCGCTGGAGGCTGAGATCGGCCAGCCCCTTCTTGTGCGAGCCGGGCGCACGGTCCGGCCAACCGAGGCTGGTCTGTCGATCCTTTCTCAAAGCCGTCGAATCGTCTCCGACGTGAGGCAGCTGCGCAATCTAGCGGCAAGCGATCAACTGGCAGGCGAGTTGCGCCTCGGGGCGATCTCTACAGCGCTCACCGGGCTTCTTCCTGCAACGCTACGCGAGCTGCGCACCACCCTACCCGAGATTGAGGTATTCCTCCTGCCGGGCACGTCCAACCAACTCTACCCACAGCTTACGGACGGTGTGATCGACGCTGCCCTTTTGGTGCGTCCGCCTTTCGAACTGCCGAAGACGCTCGAATGGCGGCTGATGCGCTCGGAACCGCTGGTGTTCTTGTGCCCGTCGGCCTGGCGCAGGGAGGACATTCCCACTCTTCTAGCAACGCGCCCCTTCATTCGCTACGACCGAAGCAACTGGGGTGCGCGATTGTCCGAGGACTATCTCCACGCTATGTCCTACAACCCGCAAGAATGGCTCGAGCTCGACTCTTTAGAGGCGATCACAGTGCTCGTTAGCAACGAACTCGGAGTGTCGATCGTCCCCGATTGGCCACGCCCTTGGCCCGAGGGCATTGATGTGGCGCGACTTCCACTGCCGGAGGCGACGCGTCCTAGGGAAATCGGTTTCATCTGGCCCCGCGCTTCGCCAGCCGCTCGGTTGATAAAATTAATTGCCGAGAGAATGAATAAAACCGGCCCATAG
- a CDS encoding ribonuclease activity regulator RraA, whose translation MPLDSKAAETLKGVSTATLTTVLLKKGLRNVWMRGTKPLKPGQGRVVGPAFTLRFVPAREDLATPASWASPISTRAAIEAMPEGVVAVADAMGVLDAGIFGDILCSRMKKRGVAGLVTDGVMRDAEGVLASNLSVWCDGIAAPPSVAGLTFVGWQEPIACGGVAVFPDDVVVVDDDGAVLIPAAYLDQVLAEAPEQERMEAWIMTEVDRGIPLPGLYPMNEETKARYEAWKAAPV comes from the coding sequence ATGCCCCTCGATTCCAAGGCCGCTGAAACGCTGAAGGGCGTTTCGACCGCCACGCTGACCACGGTGCTGCTGAAGAAGGGCCTTCGCAACGTGTGGATGCGTGGCACCAAGCCGCTGAAGCCCGGTCAAGGCCGGGTCGTCGGCCCGGCCTTCACGCTGCGATTTGTGCCAGCACGGGAGGATCTGGCGACGCCCGCCAGCTGGGCCTCGCCGATCTCGACGCGAGCCGCGATCGAGGCGATGCCCGAAGGCGTCGTGGCCGTGGCCGACGCGATGGGCGTTCTCGATGCCGGCATCTTCGGCGATATTCTCTGCTCGAGGATGAAGAAGCGTGGTGTAGCTGGGCTCGTCACCGACGGTGTGATGCGCGACGCAGAAGGCGTTCTCGCCTCGAACCTCTCCGTGTGGTGCGACGGCATTGCAGCCCCGCCCTCCGTCGCTGGGCTGACCTTCGTCGGTTGGCAGGAGCCGATCGCCTGCGGCGGTGTCGCCGTGTTCCCCGACGACGTTGTGGTCGTGGACGATGACGGTGCCGTCCTCATTCCGGCCGCCTATCTCGACCAAGTTCTCGCAGAAGCGCCGGAACAGGAGCGCATGGAGGCTTGGATCATGACTGAGGTGGACCGCGGCATTCCACTTCCGGGCCTCTATCCAATGAACGAGGAGACGAAGGCACGTTACGAAGCGTGGAAGGCTGCCCCCGTCTGA
- a CDS encoding tripartite tricarboxylate transporter permease, which produces MDTFWLMADGIAAAAAPTTLLATLFGVVIGLLIGALPGLGPSAGVAIMLPVAVGLGGVPALACLAGVYYGSMFGGAITSILLGIPGDPPSVMTIVDGYPMAKKGQAGRALGMSVFASFFGGLLGLVALVYLSAPIASMALAIGPTEMTAIMAFSLSLVSVLGGRNAIKGFVALALGFWLGTVGLDPIAGPVRFTFGSMDLFDGLEFSVVAVGLFGLTAMFMSLNVNVDRELQSFKFSSLLPRFSDAVKSRWELLQGSGTGFLVGVLPGIGATAATMMSYALAKRFSKRPELFGTGIVQGVAAPEAANNSASYASMIPLFTLGIPGSATTAVMMGGLLMLGLQPGPLLFVNNGDFIWAVFGSFWIGNLMLVFLTLLLTPALAAVLFVSTAILYPIVFTIIVFGVYAIDYSMTGLVVALAAGVVGLVLLKLDYPPVPLVLGLILGPMLERNIRRTMIQSQGDLTVFVERPIALVLFLMTIAVLLLPLALRLANRKKIASDDDDV; this is translated from the coding sequence ATGGACACCTTCTGGCTCATGGCCGACGGCATTGCGGCGGCCGCTGCCCCGACGACCCTTCTGGCGACGTTGTTCGGCGTAGTGATCGGCCTGCTGATTGGAGCCCTGCCTGGCCTCGGCCCGTCAGCCGGCGTCGCCATTATGCTGCCGGTCGCGGTCGGCCTCGGAGGCGTTCCGGCGCTCGCCTGCCTCGCAGGCGTCTACTACGGCTCGATGTTCGGCGGCGCGATCACTTCCATCCTTCTGGGGATTCCGGGCGATCCGCCCTCGGTGATGACCATCGTGGACGGATACCCGATGGCCAAGAAGGGGCAGGCCGGGCGGGCGCTCGGCATGAGTGTCTTCGCCTCCTTCTTCGGCGGCCTCCTCGGTCTCGTCGCGCTGGTCTACCTGTCGGCCCCCATCGCGAGCATGGCCCTTGCGATCGGGCCGACCGAGATGACCGCCATCATGGCGTTCTCGCTCTCATTGGTGAGCGTCCTAGGCGGGCGAAACGCGATCAAGGGCTTCGTTGCTCTGGCCCTCGGCTTCTGGCTCGGCACGGTCGGCCTCGACCCCATCGCTGGGCCGGTGCGTTTCACCTTCGGCTCGATGGATCTGTTCGACGGGCTGGAATTTTCGGTCGTCGCCGTCGGCCTTTTCGGCCTGACGGCGATGTTCATGAGCCTGAACGTGAATGTCGACCGGGAACTCCAATCGTTCAAGTTCTCGAGCCTGCTGCCGCGCTTTTCGGATGCAGTTAAGTCGCGCTGGGAACTGCTTCAGGGGTCGGGAACCGGCTTTCTCGTGGGCGTTCTGCCGGGCATCGGGGCAACGGCCGCGACGATGATGTCCTACGCGCTCGCCAAGCGCTTCTCCAAGAGGCCGGAACTCTTCGGCACAGGCATCGTGCAAGGCGTTGCGGCGCCGGAGGCCGCGAACAACAGTGCCTCCTACGCATCGATGATCCCGCTCTTCACCCTCGGCATTCCCGGCTCGGCGACGACGGCGGTGATGATGGGCGGGCTATTGATGCTCGGCCTCCAGCCGGGGCCCCTGCTCTTCGTCAACAATGGCGACTTCATCTGGGCCGTCTTCGGCAGTTTCTGGATCGGCAATCTGATGCTGGTCTTCTTGACGCTGCTTCTGACGCCGGCTCTCGCGGCCGTGCTCTTCGTCTCGACCGCGATCCTCTATCCGATCGTCTTCACCATCATCGTCTTCGGCGTCTATGCGATCGACTACTCGATGACCGGCCTCGTCGTGGCGCTGGCCGCCGGCGTGGTCGGGCTCGTCCTCCTCAAGCTCGACTATCCCCCCGTCCCGCTTGTTCTCGGCCTCATCCTCGGCCCAATGCTCGAGCGCAACATCCGGCGCACGATGATCCAGTCGCAGGGGGATCTGACTGTATTCGTGGAGCGGCCCATCGCCCTCGTCCTCTTCCTGATGACAATCGCGGTCCTGCTGCTCCCCCTCGCCTTGCGGCTGGCGAACCGAAAGAAGATCGCCAGCGACGACGACGACGTCTGA
- a CDS encoding M48 family metalloprotease has protein sequence MGAELKGNETAAAGRGAVRRRAGICLALFAALSLGACNTLGQSFEEAAGEAELRSGYLPGAARQPVTFEGIQQNDPQSSIGRTQHPRILAAYGGAYSDERLERTIAGIVGRLSSVSDDPGRAYRITILNSPNINAFALPGGYLYITRGLLALANDSAEVAAVIAHEMAHVSANHGIERQQREEAAELAGRVVNEVLSGDTAGRAALARGRLSLASFSRNQELQADALGIRQIGRAGYDATAAARFLGAMESFTSFRNAFQASNPELDFLASHPAAPQRVQLANQHAAEFASQTGATDRDRYLDGIDGMLFGDTAAEGYVRERSFFHPALGIGFTVPEGFIIDNTAEAVLATGPGDVAIRFDGVALPQRTSLTDYIGSGWIGGLDRSTIRTMRIGDLEAASAQAAGGSYVFDVTVVRVGGQVYRFLTALPAASSDRLEPIARQMSSSFRMLSAQEREALKPLRIRVVTARAGDTQNSIASRMVGVDRRVELFRLLNGLEGGGTVRPGERYKIIAE, from the coding sequence ATGGGGGCGGAGTTGAAGGGCAACGAGACTGCGGCCGCAGGTCGGGGCGCCGTGCGCCGACGCGCGGGCATCTGCCTTGCCCTGTTCGCGGCCCTTTCCCTCGGCGCTTGCAACACTCTCGGCCAGAGCTTCGAGGAAGCGGCCGGCGAGGCCGAACTGCGCTCGGGCTATCTGCCCGGCGCCGCACGCCAGCCCGTCACCTTCGAGGGTATCCAGCAGAACGACCCGCAATCCTCGATCGGCCGCACGCAGCATCCGCGCATTCTCGCAGCCTATGGCGGCGCCTATTCGGATGAGCGTCTGGAGCGGACCATCGCCGGCATCGTCGGGCGATTGAGCTCGGTTTCGGACGATCCGGGCCGCGCCTATCGCATCACCATCCTGAACTCGCCCAACATCAACGCCTTCGCGCTGCCGGGGGGCTATCTCTACATCACCCGAGGGCTTCTGGCGCTGGCCAATGATTCGGCGGAGGTCGCGGCCGTGATCGCGCACGAGATGGCGCACGTCTCGGCCAATCACGGCATCGAGCGCCAGCAGCGCGAGGAAGCGGCCGAACTGGCGGGCCGCGTCGTCAACGAGGTGCTGTCGGGTGATACGGCGGGCCGCGCCGCGCTCGCGCGCGGGCGCCTCAGCCTCGCCAGCTTCTCGCGCAACCAGGAACTCCAGGCCGATGCGCTCGGCATCCGCCAGATCGGACGCGCCGGTTACGATGCGACGGCGGCCGCGCGGTTCCTGGGCGCGATGGAATCGTTCACCAGCTTCCGCAACGCCTTCCAGGCCAGCAACCCAGAGCTCGACTTCCTCGCCTCCCATCCGGCCGCCCCGCAGCGCGTGCAACTGGCCAACCAGCACGCGGCCGAATTCGCCTCGCAGACCGGAGCGACCGACCGCGACCGCTATCTCGACGGCATCGACGGCATGCTGTTCGGCGACACGGCCGCCGAGGGCTATGTGCGGGAACGCTCCTTCTTCCATCCCGCGCTCGGAATCGGCTTCACGGTGCCGGAGGGCTTTATCATCGACAACACCGCCGAGGCGGTGCTCGCGACCGGGCCCGGCGACGTGGCGATCCGCTTCGACGGTGTCGCACTTCCCCAGCGAACCAGCCTGACCGACTATATCGGCAGCGGCTGGATCGGCGGGCTCGACCGCTCGACGATCCGCACGATGCGTATCGGCGATCTCGAAGCGGCGTCGGCGCAGGCTGCAGGTGGATCCTACGTCTTCGACGTTACGGTGGTCCGGGTCGGCGGGCAGGTCTACCGGTTCCTCACGGCGCTGCCGGCGGCCTCCTCGGACCGGCTGGAGCCGATCGCACGGCAGATGTCCTCGTCCTTCCGTATGCTTTCGGCACAGGAACGCGAGGCGCTGAAGCCGCTGCGCATCCGCGTCGTCACCGCGAGGGCCGGCGACACGCAGAACTCGATCGCGTCGCGCATGGTTGGCGTCGACCGGCGCGTCGAACTCTTCCGGCTCCTGAACGGGCTGGAGGGCGGCGGCACCGTGCGGCCGGGCGAGCGCTACAAGATCATCGCCGAATAG
- the lhgO gene encoding L-2-hydroxyglutarate oxidase — protein MSERHYDYCVIGGGIVGLASALELTEREPAARVVLLEKEADFGLHQTGHNSGVIHAGIYYQPGSLKARLCRDGAEATKRFCGENAIPFETCGKLLVATNRKELERMAALETRATDNDIDHEPVSASRLREIEPNIAGVGALLIRATGIVDYRRICLAMAERLRERGAALLLRTRATAIREEETRVVVGVDEADGFTAGRLIACAGLQSDRIARLAGLDVTHQIVPFRGEYYTLPPEKSGIVKHLIYPVPDPDLPFLGIHLTRMIDGRVTVGPNAVLGFAREGYAKGSVRPGDVAAMAGFKGFWSMARKNWRSGAAEFVNSASRRRYLEQCRKYCPSLTINDLGTPGAGIRAQAILADGTLVHDFLFLESERMLHVCNAPSPAATSAMPIASMIVDRLTAR, from the coding sequence ATGTCCGAACGGCACTACGACTACTGCGTGATTGGCGGCGGCATTGTCGGCCTCGCGTCGGCGCTCGAACTGACAGAGCGCGAGCCCGCCGCGCGTGTCGTGCTGCTGGAGAAGGAAGCTGATTTCGGCCTTCACCAGACTGGCCATAACAGCGGCGTGATCCACGCCGGCATTTACTACCAGCCGGGTTCGCTGAAGGCCCGTTTGTGTCGCGACGGCGCCGAGGCGACGAAACGCTTCTGCGGCGAAAACGCTATCCCCTTCGAGACCTGCGGCAAGCTGCTCGTCGCCACAAATCGGAAAGAGCTGGAGCGCATGGCGGCGCTAGAGACGCGCGCGACCGACAACGACATCGACCATGAACCGGTCTCGGCTTCGCGGCTGCGCGAGATTGAGCCCAACATCGCCGGCGTCGGCGCTTTGCTCATCCGCGCCACCGGCATCGTCGACTATCGCCGTATCTGTCTCGCCATGGCCGAACGCCTGCGAGAGCGCGGCGCGGCGCTTCTCCTGCGAACACGCGCCACCGCGATCCGTGAGGAGGAGACGCGAGTCGTTGTCGGCGTCGACGAGGCTGACGGCTTCACGGCAGGCCGCCTGATCGCGTGTGCCGGGCTCCAATCCGATCGCATCGCGCGGCTTGCGGGGCTCGACGTGACGCATCAGATCGTGCCGTTCCGCGGCGAATACTACACGCTACCGCCCGAGAAGTCAGGCATCGTGAAGCACCTGATCTACCCGGTTCCCGATCCCGACCTACCGTTCCTCGGCATTCATCTGACACGGATGATCGACGGCCGCGTCACGGTCGGCCCGAACGCAGTGCTCGGCTTTGCGCGAGAGGGCTACGCCAAGGGCAGCGTCAGGCCCGGCGACGTCGCGGCAATGGCCGGTTTCAAGGGCTTCTGGTCCATGGCACGCAAGAACTGGCGCTCCGGTGCCGCCGAGTTCGTCAATTCCGCATCGCGTCGGCGCTACCTGGAACAGTGCCGCAAATACTGCCCGAGCCTGACTATCAACGATCTCGGCACGCCTGGAGCAGGCATCCGTGCCCAGGCAATTCTAGCGGACGGCACGCTCGTCCACGATTTCTTGTTCCTGGAAAGCGAGCGTATGCTGCACGTGTGCAACGCCCCTTCCCCTGCCGCCACTTCGGCCATGCCGATCGCCTCGATGATCGTCGACAGGCTCACGGCGCGCTGA
- a CDS encoding tripartite tricarboxylate transporter TctB family protein: protein MTTNRADQIFAVLLILLGCYVVWSGIGYGYMAGTAPGAGFFPVILGIAIAMLSVVNLLRSLLGAEQLTKGIESRDLAKIAGVTVALVLLIVATPYVGITVASIGLMLAIALIIRPSAEPAYLSRIVACSVFVPLFCRVAFGNWLNIPLPTGPFGL from the coding sequence ATGACGACGAACCGCGCAGACCAGATTTTCGCGGTCCTCCTGATCCTTCTGGGCTGCTACGTCGTGTGGTCCGGGATCGGCTACGGCTACATGGCGGGCACGGCGCCCGGCGCAGGGTTCTTCCCGGTGATCCTCGGCATCGCTATCGCGATGCTCAGCGTCGTCAACCTACTGCGCAGCCTTTTGGGGGCCGAGCAATTGACGAAGGGGATCGAATCCAGAGATTTGGCCAAGATAGCGGGCGTAACCGTGGCCCTCGTCCTTCTGATCGTCGCAACCCCCTATGTCGGCATCACCGTCGCCTCGATCGGATTGATGCTGGCGATCGCCCTCATCATCAGGCCTTCCGCCGAACCCGCCTACTTGTCACGCATCGTCGCGTGCAGCGTCTTCGTACCGCTGTTCTGTCGGGTCGCCTTCGGCAACTGGCTGAACATCCCCCTGCCGACCGGCCCCTTCGGCCTCTGA